GTTTATGTTTACTGCAATTTCAATACATGCCTCGACCATTTTATATTGCATCGGATTTGAAATGGCTGTTGAAGGTATTAAAATGGTAACGATTATTATAAACATGATTATATTAGCAGTTGTGAGTCCATTGGGTATTGTTGTTGGATTATTATTTACGCTCCGTTCAAATATGGATACACGTTCAAAAACAATAGCGGTGTGTTTATTAGAAGGGGTTTCTGCTGGAACAGTGTTATATATTACGTTTTTTGAAGTGTTAAATCGTGAAAAGAATCGAAGACAACATCGTATTTCACGATGTATTTGCATATTAGCTGGATTTGGTGTAATGATTTTACTACAAACGATAGATATTTAGAATGTGTTTAGagaaaatactattaaatttatagtgccttaataaataatgtttgattATACAGTGcgttaaaaaatgattgaacGTTACTTAAATATTACTCCAAGCTTCAGTTTACACCGAAAAAGACACAAAGAGGTGCATTATGTTTATGTTGCTTATTCATGGAATTTGTTGCTGAATGTTTCTAAAAGTTTGTTGATGTTCCTCAGGCCCGTGCATaggaattatccaagggaggggttcaaacttttgtcGATCATGTTAAgtcataaagtaaataaaaacaaggaaaTCTTTTTATTAGGTCAAAATATGATATTCAGTCAGTATTTGCAATTCGGCAAGTTAATTCTAAGAGCTgctcagaaaattttatttccaaaactttTGTCGATCTGAGATatgttttgagaaaatttttcattttattgtgaAAGTAACAAAcccaatttgataaaatattgcgattaTTCACTTAATCAGTCTATATATTTGAGCGTTGAGTCTGTTATGACGCGAACCTTGATTTTCGCAGTTCGGTGTCGTATTCATCGCAGACATTATATActcacaattttgaaaattttcctgaacTCTTCTCCAGTATTTccttttttcaatcaaaatctaTTTCGTAGCATCAGCAGTTCAATAGCCTCGCCAAGATTCagattttctgtttgaagtagtTCACTCAAAGACAAAGTTAATGAATAtaccgagctcaaaatatgcatggatatcTGCGTAGTCTGGTGGAAATGCGTTTCATTAATGAGTGAAACTTATGAGGAGCCATTCTCAATGCGAGGGATTTTGACCCCTAAAACCCCTCCGGTGCCAACGGGCCTGATGTTCCTTGTTGATTATTGTTGGTTATGTGAAATAATCGAATCACACtgtaattttcaaatcaattttcaaaagttgttaattttcttcgtttattgttattattattcggATGTAAAAGGTTATTATTGCAATTAGCAAACAATATTGGGACCAGATGTTCGTTAATAAGCAAAGCCTTAGAacgaaacaattattttctaaagcaatggataaaattcaaataaacctaAATGTGATATTCGTTCAATGTTGTTATtagaaaattagtaaaatataaaattaagaattattttaagaatttagtaccaaaaattgtttaaagaattaaatcgACTAGTCTAGGCTTTTATAATAGTCCCGGTTCTAGTAACCGGTAATTAGGTAACTAGCTAGTCTGAATAAAAAGCTAATTAAATGCCAACTACTGTTACCTACTGATTTATTAACTGTTGACATATGCTGTTTGAAATGtcatttcaattattaacattaataaatagaaaaattaataaatactaattcgcgtgattttactttaaaaacaatttacttcGAGCTTCCGTAGtagatattttttgtaattatcttTCTGGAAAAGTGATTGATTTAATAAGATTGGAGCTGTTTAACAGTGtgccgcatttaagatgaagacacgcCCTCATATTTTCCTTATGGGTCGCATTTGTTAAGAtgcttaaccgaaatctgaactttaaactcaacctactacaaattgacaaacagGGATGgctcttaatattttgcctagcgtcacagatatcgaaataaataaagtgttgcttagaattttttttttatacccttataccaattttcatgacaaaattcgcatttttcatgtttttataattaagaacattaaagaataaataataatttatttttttttggaataattttgagTGTATACCCTACACTCAAAATTATtccaagtttatttttaaattttataactagtgtactatggaatataaaaactggcgaaattgataatttaatagtgttacgtattgaaatatttcaataaacttgtaaaaatttatatttaggccaaaataataaaaaaattaaaaatgtgaattttgtaatgaaaatcggtgtatgggtataaaaaattattctaagaaattttttcttgtaattttttttaatgagtttaacgttcagatttcggttaagtaacTTACAAAATGCGACCCATCATCCTGTACGacttgtgcaaaatttcaaatcgatattcctcaatataacgaaaatatgcgggtgtctttatcttaaattcgacacacactgtatatattgaaattaatggaatatttgtttattaatttatattgcaATATTGTAgacatattgattttttatcaattatgaaGTAGagtgaaaaacttttctaatttatataattaatataattctcTAATGTATTATTATAGTCCACGGTAAAgaaccctttttgttaaatgattattacATTGAAACTTCGTGCGTGGCTtctttttgacgagtctaccaaactttgtCTGTACGACCTTTTTAAGCTATCTGTTTGAAAAAATGCAGCAAGACTTTTGTCAGACACAATGACCACTTGGTAACATAgtggaaatgataaaaaatatgcgAACATTCTAAAGCGAACGCGAATATTCGTTACATCACtagaattaataaagaaaattatgttaCTAGTATGTCCACCTTCAGTTTAGGTGTGTAGTTATTTAAATGTTGTGATATAGAAAGTCTAGTGTATACACAAACCTTACAATAAACTGTTATAGAGTACACTAGTATCGATCTGTAAAATGGAAACacctaaaatgaaataaaactaaaatatttttttcttatcatatttattatattatttacttttataaatataaaaaaaatgcaggtatttataaattatgttaattagcaattattaaattacataagtcaaaatattgtatgtaaatattgattttgtatatttttttagaaaatttacatttttgttttaacaataaTGCTATTTGCATTGTTAAATGAAACACGAGTTGTAAAACGAAGCTATTCTGATAATACAATTTTAGGCTACAAAACTGAGGTAATGCAAATctaaaaagtgtatttttttataaatgtatttttgggAGCTTACGAAATTTGGACAatactttaccattttttggACCTTGGAGagcttttattttctttgatggTACTCGAAAAATGTGCTATATttgctcaaaataaaaaatttactgacgGCCGAACTATATCAAATTCACCTAAGGATTTTGGTTTAGATATCGTACTATTACCAGAAGATTGTCCAAATTTTGTTTGCCACTTTTGAGGtggaacaataatattattaagaaaatattgtttcGTTTACTTAGAGAACTTGTTGGTGGAATGAAATCTGCAAAGAAGAATTTCAATCTTTGTTTCGATGTAAATGTCCAATGTGGTCATATTGCCGTAGTCCTGGTCGATATTATAATGCATTCTGTTCGATGACAGAAACCGGCTATATATGGACACAACCTGATAAAGAAGCATGGCGTATTACATAACATCGACGGGGACGTGATGCGTCCCCACCCAAATGttaaaatttccagtttttttaacataactaaatgtttaaaaagtttattcaaattatcgaaattttaaacatatttttccaCAAAGACAGttcaatagtttatttaattgtgttttttatattaatagcaTTCCTACCTATCTGGCAATGTATTTATTATGCGATGTTTTTAGTATGAAAATACTAatagttttcttaaaaactttgtACGACAAATTGCTAAATTTACATATcgcaaataaaattactatttgcATTAGACTATGGGTACACTCAATGGGGAATTTGCTATTTCCCTTGCACGGAATaccaaatatgtaaaaaaaaatgtgcgtGGATAATATTGAGAAAATAACAAAGGACATCAGACAGTCAATCATCATAAGCAGGAGTagactattttttattagacagttcgttcatacatttgaaaattatttttgtaaaatactatgatttcttaatattcatctatttattcaagGCTTTTTAAAATCTAGTTCAATCCTGATATCGTAGTTCTTATTAAAAGCCACCGGTTGTCGCacagcaaaattattttcccaatACACCACCAATATTCCActtaaaataagattttgtaTATTCGCTGTTGAGTAAATTAAAAACGATGAAACAAAATTGGaatgcaataaataaaaaaaatcaattatctaataaataaaattatatgttaatgTGATGTTGTAGCTAATCTGCCAACACCGCCAATACTATCGTGATTTAAGATTTATCAAACTTTTTTGGCACACGATAACCTTGAATTGcttaaaattctaaaactagGCACAAAGAGTCTGTGTAAAATCAAGatcctgaatttttttttttacagttacgGGAAAATAGcacaattaaaaatgatatagcTACAGCGTTCAAATAATTAGTATTTACTTCAGATGCCAAATTACTCTTAAATTAACTTgttataaatcataatattatgtcCAAAACTAAATGTCCTTATCAACAATCAACATAACACTGCTTTTAACTATAAATTGCTCAAAATATATGCAACGAATATTGTGTAATAGATAGCCATAATAGAAAACTGTTTTGACATTAATGTAGCAACAGTTGCCTAAAAGATTAAACTGCatgatttaaaatgtttaataaaaataaataaaatggaatagtaattaagtaataataaattatctctGAAAATGTCacgtgtaaaataataataaaggtgTAAAtactgaattattaaaatatgttatacaataaaaaaaatatatatttaaatatttattgtctcttttatttatttaacacattttttacTTCATGACTTTATTTCtaccaca
The Chrysoperla carnea chromosome 4, inChrCarn1.1, whole genome shotgun sequence genome window above contains:
- the LOC123299198 gene encoding uncharacterized protein LOC123299198; translation: MQKIYIFVLTIMLFALLNETRVVKRSYSDNTILGYKTERTCWWNEICKEEFQSLFRCKCPMWSYCRSPGRYYNAFCSMTETGYIWTQPDKEAWRIT